The Dendropsophus ebraccatus isolate aDenEbr1 chromosome 3, aDenEbr1.pat, whole genome shotgun sequence genome includes a region encoding these proteins:
- the LOC138787575 gene encoding gastrula zinc finger protein XlCGF57.1-like: protein MVDERQMCQGSEFQSMGEAQAVLEAVVRVRSSKRTAPERCPRPLLPQDQDQGEDGNNINAPETDNSSDEQYKEEITTWKDLNYINDTNIRVKEKTDLSSDEQYKEDITIGNNLNYSNATDIMVKEEEEEEEETHVSGDEQYEEDITTGRDVNLYNDTDIIIKEETDDSSDEQYKEDITTGNPPDDSTRSSGGHQIFAQKSNFISQKRNHTGEKPFSCLECGKCFTLKANLLRHQKIHKGEKPFSCSECGKCFTEKSVLAYHEKIHTGEKPFSCLQCGKCFTLKTNLLSHQKTHTGERPFSCSECGKGFTRRAKLVEHQRIHTGEKPFSCSECGKRFIMKSNLVEHQRTHTGERPFLCTNCGKCFAQKSTLFKHQRTHTRKESF from the exons atggtggatgagagacaaATGTGTCaaggtagcgagttccagagtatgggggaggctcaggcagtcttggaggcggttgtgcgag tcagatccagtaagagaacagcaccagagagatgtccccgtcctcttcttccacaggatcaggatcag ggggaagatgggaacaatatcaatgctccagagacagacaacagcagtgatgagcagtataaggaggaaataACTACATGGAAGGATCTGAATTATATCAATGACACAAACATAAgggtaaaagaaaaaacagatttgagcagtgatgagcagtataaggaggacatcactatagGAAACAATCTGAATTATAGTAATGCTACAGACATaatggtaaaagaagaagaggaggaggaagaggagacacaTGTaagcggtgatgagcagtatgaggaggacatcactacagggaggGATGTAAATCTTTATAATGATACAGACATAATAataaaagaagagacagatgacagcagtgatgagcagtataaggaggacatcactacaggtaaccccccag atgattctaccaggagctcaggagGACATCAGATATTTGCACAGAAATCAAATTTTATTTCTCAAAAAAGaaatcacacaggggagaagccattttcatgtttagaatgtggaaaatgttttactttaaaaGCAAATCTTCTTCGCCATCAAAAAATTCATaagggggagaagccattttcatgttcagaatgtgggaaatgttttacagagAAATCAGTTCTTGCTTACCatgaaaaaattcacacaggggagaagccattttcatgtttacaatgtggaaaatgttttactttgaaaACAAATCTTCTTTcccatcaaaaaactcacacaggggagaggccattttcatgttcagaatgtgggaagggTTTTACCCGGAGAGCaaaacttgttgaacatcaaagaattcacacaggggagaagccattttcatgttcagaatgtggaaaacgttTTATTATGAAATCAAACCTTGTcgaacatcaaagaactcacacaggggagaggccatTTTTATGCACAaactgtgggaaatgttttgctcagaAATCAACTCTTtttaaacatcaaagaactcacacaaggAAGGAGTCCTTTTAA